A region of Dioscorea cayenensis subsp. rotundata cultivar TDr96_F1 chromosome 5, TDr96_F1_v2_PseudoChromosome.rev07_lg8_w22 25.fasta, whole genome shotgun sequence DNA encodes the following proteins:
- the LOC120261648 gene encoding transcription factor bHLH95: MSKGVGGTTTQSCGFSNSDNSGGNEKIHGKRPMESTTNSPNEGSPLLDDDKLVGKGSSSSKPTGVADQSDDHEHEMHIWTERERRKKMRNMFSSLHALLPNLPPKTDKSSIVDEAVNYINSLQQTINKLQKQKMERVKALAFEENQTHGAESTREVFLAEQGKNMVPIMGSPTSASFPSFPLTLRTWSSQNLVLSISGEDAHINICTGKKPGLLSTICFIMEKHNLELVSAHISSDHFRTMIMIHARASAPGISDQFPEAMMIEEIYKLAVGEIIMCLPS; this comes from the exons ATGTCTAAAGGAGTAGGAGGAACTACCACTCAGTCATGTGGCTTCTCCAACTCAGACAACTCTGGAGGCAATGAAAAAATCCATGGAAAGAGACCAATGGAATCAACCACAAATAGCCCCAATGAAGGATCTCCCCTTCTTGATGATGACAAGCTTGTTGGCAAAGGTTCATCCTCTTCAAAACCAACAGGTGTTGCTGATCAGTCTGATGACCATGAGCATGAGATGCATATTTGGACAGAGCGTgagaggaggaagaagatgaggaaTATGTTTTCTAGCCTCCATGCTCTCCTTCCTAATCTTCCCCCTAAG ACAGACAAATCATCCATTGTTGATGAAGCTGTGAACTATATCAACTCATTGCAACAAACTATTAACAAGTTGCAGAAACAAAAGATGGAAAGGGTCAAAGCGCTGGCATTTGAGGAAAACCAAACTCATGGGGCTGAGAGTACTAGGGAAGTGTTCCTGGCTGAGCAAGGGAAGAACATGGTGCCAATAATGGGATCTCCAACTTCTGCTTCTTTCCCTAGTTTTCCTCTCACTTTACGGACATGGTCTTCCCAAAATCTAGTACTCAGTATCAGTGGAGAGGATGCTCATATCAACATCTGCACCGGAAAAAAACCCGGTCTCCTTTCTACTATTTGTTTTATCATGGAGAAACACAACTTGGAGCTTGTGTCTGCTCACATCTCTTCTGATCACTTTAGAACCATGATCATGATCCATGCCCGAGCTAGT GCACCAGGAATTTCTGATCAGTTTCCTGAGGCAATGATGATTGAAGAGATTTACAAGCTTGCTGTTGGAGAAATCATCATGTGTCTTCCTTCTTGA
- the LOC120262259 gene encoding putative serine/threonine-protein kinase has protein sequence MDGAVQALIAAVASFFIVSFLIGVLLLLCRRPSKPPSLAAVSPAFRPGPTLPVASATFDPSISHISMTELAIATKNFSADAIIGDGGFGFVYKAQLTSGATVAVKRLSADAFHGPREFCAEMETLGRIRHRNLARLLGYCISGPDRLLIYEFLPGGSLDHWLHQSDSAESGPGRLSWTDRVAILRGVATGLAFLHEECKPMIIHRDIKASNVLLDAELGARIADFGLARRVDSARSHVSTQVAGTMGYMAPEYREGNTAATWMGDVYSFGILMFEVATGKRPNWPIKGEDGKDVSFVKWAKGMVEAGRGWEILDPWMEKEGVRCDDVDGFLWIAHRSTDESCRKRPSMVEVVSLLNQLPCHSFKISI, from the coding sequence ATGGACGGCGCTGTGCAAGCCCTAATCGCCGCCGTCGCCAGCTTCTTCATCGTTTCCTTCCTCATCGGTGTTCTTCTCCTACTTTGCCGCCGTCCGTCGAAGCCTCCATCGCTCGCCGCCGTCTCCCCCGCCTTCCGCCCCGGCCCCACTCTTCCCGTAGCCAGCGCCACCTTCGATCCCTCCATCAGCCATATCTCCATGACGGAGCTCGCCATCGCCACTAAAAACTTCTCAGCGGACGCCATCATCGGGGACGGAGGTTTCGGCTTCGTCTACAAGGCTCAGCTCACCTCCGGTGCCACCGTCGCCGTGAAGCGCCTCTCCGCCGACGCTTTCCACGGTCCTCGTGAGTTCTGCGCCGAGATGGAAACCCTAGGTCGCATCCGGCATCGAAATCTCGCTCGGCTTCTCGGCTACTGCATCTCAGGTCCGGATCGGCTCCTTATATACGAGTTCCTTCCGGGCGGCAGCCTGGATCACTGGCTCCACCAATCCGACTCGGCCGAGTCAGGTCCGGGTCGGCTGAGTTGGACCGATCGAGTGGCGATTCTGAGAGGCGTGGCGACGGGGCTCGCATTTTTGCACGAAGAATGCAAGCCAATGATCATCCACAGAGACATCAAGGCCAGCAACGTCTTGCTCGACGCCGAACTCGGCGCGAGAATCGCCGATTTCGGCTTGGCTCGCCGAGTCGACTCAGCGAGGTCTCACGTGTCAACCCAAGTGGCGGGAACAATGGGGTACATGGCACCAGAATACCGCGAGGGGAACACAGCTGCCACGTGGATGGGTGACGTGTATAGTTTTGGAATCTTGATGTTTGAGGTGGCGACCGGAAAGAGGCCGAACTGGCCGATCAAGGGTGAGGATGGAAAGGATGTGAGCTTCGTTAAGTGGGCTAAAGGGATGGTAGAGGCCGGGCGAGGGTGGGAGATTTTGGACCCTTGGATGGAAAAAGAAGGGGTGAGATGTGACGATGTGGATGGGTTTCTTTGGATCGCTCATAGGTCTACTGATGAGAGTTGTAGAAAGAGGCCGAGTATGGTTGAAGTGGTGTCTTTGCTTAATCAGCTGCCATGTCATAGTTTCAAGATTAGTATTTAG